The Microbulbifer sp. YPW1 genome contains the following window.
CGTTGGTGGATGGACTTTCTGGCGATATCTGTACGAGTCATGGGGTTTCTTCGCGTCTGTCTTGGTTTTGGCGTTGAATAGAAAACTGGCGGTGGTAGCAGAGCAGGCCGGCTGCGGTTATCGACGCAAGGACTGCAAAACATCCCCACATCAGGTCAGGTCTTCCCATGGTCTTGGCAAGGGTCCCGTAACCCCACCCGGACATCAGTCCGGCGAGCAGAAAGCCCAGTGCCATGGATAGAAAGTAGTAGCCCATAAACAGCGCGGCTTGGGCGCTGGGCATGGACTCCGCGACATACTCCTGGCTTTTCGGTGATGCGAGCATTTCGCCGACGGAAAAGGCCACCACCGCGGTGACTACACCCAATCCACCCCAGATGGGACCAAAGCCAATCCATAGAAAGCTGGCGGCTACGGTAATGGTTCCCATGACCAGCACTCTGAGAGCGGGCAAGCTCTGGCACCAGGTGCTCACCGCGATCTGTAACAGGAGTATGCTGCCAAAGTTAAATGCGGTAATGAATTCCGGGCTCACTTGTGTGCCGTCTTCCGATGCAATCGCACCGGCGACATCGGGGCTGAAACTGGCTACGGTTTCGAGTAAGGGAGCAGTATCGACAAAGTCCCGTATATACAGGGGCAGTGTCAGAAATAGCTGGTTATAGCAGGCCCAGAAGCCGGCCATTATCAACAGGTAAATTACAAACGGCCGGTTTTTCATTACCCGGGCGATATCCGTCACGATCGAGACGGGATTTTTAGCGCTCGATCTGGGGGTAGTGGCTACCGGCTCCCTATAGGCAAGAAGTAATAGGAAATTGACCGCGATCCAGGCGGAGGCAAGAGTAAACACCCAGTCCCAGCTGATGGCCTTGATCACCCCGGCAATTAAAGGGCCCACAAAGCCCCCCACATTCACCATGGTATAGAAAATACCGAAGCCTATTCCCCGGTTCTGATCATCGGTGGTTCGGCTCACTGTCGCCACCACCAGAGGTTTGAATATTGCCGCACCGATGGCCACTAACAGCAGTACCGTAAAGAAGGCGCCGTAACTACTGACCTGGCCAAGCAGGTAGTAGCTCGGTGTCATGATGGCAAAGGCGATAAAGAACATCTTCCTGTACCCGTAGCGGTCCCCCAGCGCCCCGGTGAATACCGGTAACAGATACAGCAGGAATGGAATGATGCCCTGAATGGTGCCCCGCTGGATATCAGAAAACCCGAGCCCACCAGACTCTACGCCAGAGCTCATATACAGCGAGGAAAGGGTGAAGAAACCATACCAGGCGAGCCGCTCAAAAATCTCCATGGCATTCGCCACGTAGAAACTGCGACCGAAACCAGCGCCTCGGCTGCGGCTATCCTCGAGTGTCTCCGACACCTTAGTTGCTGATGCTGTCGGTCTTGCGGTGTCTAACTGTACCAGTGTCGATTGGCCCATGCTGGTGCCCCCTGTCTGTCGCTGACTCGTTATTCTCGTTTGTTGTCATTGTACACAAGATATGTTTAAGTTGATATTGCGTGCAAAAATATTTTGGGCGCAATAATAAATATCGAGAATAAACCGAGGGTTATAGAGACTATGGAAATCAAAAAAGGACTACTGGCGCTCGCCATTAGCGCCACCTTGGGCAGTACCGCCGTATTGGCGGCGGATACTTCAGGGGGGACCCTGAAGGGGCAGGTAATCAGTGCGCGCGGTGAGGTCTTGGCCGGCGCTGAAATTACTGTGACGCACATCGGCAAGGGATTTACACGCACGGTCACCAGTAACGCAAAGGGTGAATACAACCTGCGCAATTTGCCAGTGGGCGAGTACACCCTGCGTTTTGAAAAAGAGGGTTACGACACAGCGAGCACGCCAGAGGTGCTGGTGCGGGTGGGGCAGGCCGTTGTCTACGACGGGACACTGGCCGAACCCGGGGAAGTGTTGGAAATCGTTGAAGTGACCGGCAGCATGCGGCGTCCGGTCGATACCGGCTCCTCCACCGCGGGTGTCGTCATCACCCAGGAGAAGCTGGAACTGCTACCGGTCAATACCGGATTTGAAGCGATGGCGCAGCTTGCACCGGGTGTTGTGAGTGCCGGTGGTAGCAGTTTCAACGGTGCTTCCAGCTTCGGCGGTGCGTCCTCTGCGGAGAATGGCTATTACCTGAATGGATTGAATGTATCCAATATCAAAACCGGGCTTGGTTCCATTGCCCTGCCGTGGGAGGCCATCAGCCAGACCCAGGTCAAGACCGGGGCGATCGACCCGGAATTCGGCGGTGCCCTGGGAGGGATCATCAATGCGGTCTCGAAGTCTGGTAACAACGAATTCAATTTCGGCTCACAGCTGCGTATGGACCCGGATGGATTGCGCAGCCAGCACAGTTCGGTGCGCAATGCGGCCGGGGAGTACACCCTCAATACCGAGCAGAGCGAGATGGATTTCCACGAGGCGCAGGTGTGGGCCAGTGGCCCGATTGTTCCCGACAAAGCGTTCTTCTACGCCTTGTACAGCCCGCGCAAAACGGACGATCAATGGGCGAGCGGCTCCAGCTTTTACGATCGCACGCGGGAGGAAGACCGCTGGTTGGTAAAGCTTGACTGGTTTATCAACGAAGACCATGCAGTGGACTTCACCGCTATCAATAATGAAGAAAATGGTGAATACCAGAGCTTTTCCTATACTCCGGATCAAAATCAGGTCGGCGATTATCTCGGAGAAACCAAAAGTCGAGAGGGCGGCCAGGTATACGGGATGCACTACAACGGTCGCCTGACCGATGCACTTACCGTGGACCTGACCGCTGGCCGTACCCAGGAGACGGTATACAACTCTGCCCTGAACAACTTGCCTTCCGTGTACGACTGTCGCGCTACCTGCGTCAGTTTCAGTAACCACAGTGATTCGACGATTTACGACGAGGACTATATCCGCGATCAGGTACGTCTGGATTTGAGTTATGACCTGCTGGATCACGCCATCAAGGTGGGCGTGGATCACAGTACCGTGGATGTGTTCTATCAGGAAAACCAGAACGGCGAGGGCGACGCCCGCGGCTGGTGGCAACAGCGTCTCGCCACGGACAACGATCCCTCTCTGCAGCCGCAGGGCACAAGTCTCGTTCAGCGCCGGATTCGCGTACGCGGTACCGACTCAACGGTAAGTGCAACGGCGCTCTACCTGCAGGATTCGTGGACGGTCACCGATGATTTCACCCTGAACCTCGGTGCCCGCTACGAGCAGTTTGAAAATACCGTAACCGGTGGGGAAGCCTTCGTGAAAAATGAAGGTATCTCGCCGCGAATCCAGGCAATCTGGGACTTTAACGGGGACGGTAACAGCAAGGCGTTTGCCACTTACGGGCGCTACTACCAGCCGGTTTCCGCCAACATGAACATCACTCAGGGTTCTTACTCCCGCGAGACGTTCGATTATTACGAACCGGGAACCACCGACACCGGCGGCCGGGTCGCTTTGAACGAAGACGGCTCACCTAGCCGTGGTGACCTGCTGCATAGCTACGTGCGTCAGCAGGGTATTGTGGAGCCGGAACTGATTGCCAGCGGTAATCTCGAAGGTATGTACTCTGACGAGTTCACCCTCGGTATGGAAACACTGGTGCTGGACGGTATGGTACTTGGTGTTCGCGGTGTATACCGGGATCTCAAGCGATCGGTGGAAGACTCGGATATTGGCCCGGTACTGAGCAATTATCTGGAAGCAAATGGTATCGAGGATAACGTTGGCCAGAGCAGCTATTACGTACTACTTAATCCCGGTGAAGACGTCAACATCCGCTATGACTTTGACGGTGATGGACAGCCAGACAGCGTGAGCCTTTCTGCCGAAGAGCTGGCACTGCCCAAAGCGTCGCGACGGTATCTCGCACTCGAGACATCCCTGCGTGGCCAGGTTAGCGACCAGCTGTTCCTGGATGCTTCCTATACGTGGTCGCACAGTTACGGCAATACGGAAGGACTGGTACGGACTGACAACAACCAGGCCGATCCGGGCTGGACCACATCTTATGATTACGCCGACCTGATGGACCACGGATACGGTGATCTTCCCAATGACCATCGCCACGCTTTCAAACTGAATGGCTACTACGATCTCAGTGATGACCTGACCTTTGGCTTTGTTACCTCACTGGTTTCCGGGCGGCCGCAGAACTATTTCAGTATTCATCCTGCAGGCGTGGATAGCTGTGCTGAGGGCAGTCCCTGGAGCGACTGCATCAGTCAGTACTACGGGGAAGCTTCGTTCTATGACGAAAGCGGCAACCCGGCACCGCGTGGCTCGGCCGGTAACCTGCCCTGGAGCAAGCAACTGGATTTGTCCCTTGCCTATCGTATGCCGCTATTTGATGGAGATCTCTTGCTCAAGGGCACCATCTACAATGCGCTGAATGACGATGCACCGTTGGATGTCAACGAGATCCGCTCGGTACAGGGCACCAATGGGCTGGAAATCAATCCGGACTATGGACTGACTGAAATGAGAAGTCGCGCGCGTTACTTCAGTCTGGTGGCCCGCTATGATTTCTGATTGAATCATTGACCTGGCCCACTCAAAAGGTAGGGCTGCAGAGAACACAAAATCCCGGCCACGAGCCGGGATTTTTTATGTCCGGGGTTTGCGTCACCAAGCAGGGAGTGACAATCAGCGGGCAAAAAAAAGCGCCGCAGAGCGGCGCATAAGCAGAGAGGTCCAACGTTCTCTGTAAGAAAGCCCCTCGGGGCAAGTACCTGTGAGTACGATCGAGTACTATTTAGTAAGACGACAGGCCGTGGTGAATACGTTTAATGCCTCAGAACTTGAGCTGGGCCCCCGCGTACAAGGTGCGTCCCAGCAGCGAATAGTTGGCTGAACCATAGGATGTGTAGGGATGGTCGGTCCAACGCTCATCGCTCAGGTTGTTGACGCCCAGGTACAGCTGCGTCGATTCCACAATCTGGTATCCCGCCCACAGATTGAAGTAGAGGGAGTCTTTTACTTCACTGCTTTCGTAGCGCTCTGCGCGGCCATCCAGGTCAATAGGCCCACCCTGGGTAAACTTGGTGGTCAGGCTCACCGACAGATCATTCAGGTAGTAGCTGGTGCGAAGATCCGCTTTCCATTTGGGCACGCCAAACTCGCCGAGATAGTCCGTGGTTTCCAGCTCCCCGGTAAGGTTGTTGGTGGCAGAATAGGAACTCTCCAGCTGACGCGTAGTGACGAGGTTAAACCGCATATCGCCGGGCAGATTGAACGCGTCCACCAGGCTAAACTGGTAATCCGCTTCAATATCCACACCGGTGCGGCGTGAGCCATCCGCATTGATGTAGGTATCGCGGACGGACTCGACATCGCCGCTCGCGGCGCGCACAACCTGGGTACAGAAATCGTTGTTAACACTTTCCGAATCCACGCACAGCGCCAGGGTGTTGCTCGCTCCAAAGCGCACGATCATGTCGGTCAGATCGATATCGTAGTAGTCGATTGAAATATTGAGGCCATCGATGGACGACGGCGTGAATACAAAGCCCGCGGTAAAGGTCGTCGCATCTTCTTCCTTGAGATCCTGGTTGCCCTCAGAAATTACCCGGCCACGCTGGCCCTTGAGGTTGGAGTCCCAGCCGGCATCGATACCCAATGCGGCGCAGTTGGCGGCGCGGCGACCGTCGGCGGGGCCGCCATCAATTTCATCGGCATCACAAGGGTCGGTCAGGTCGGTATAGCCGATACTGGTACCGAGGTACATTTCGCCCAGTTGCGGGGCGCGCACGGCTTTGGAGTACACAGTGCGGAAACGCAGGCTGTCGTTGATCGCCCAGTTAAGCCCGGTTTTCCAGCTGGTAAAGTTGGCGGCTTCGGTGGAGTATTCTGCACCGCGAACTGCCGCTTCGAACTCCAGGCTCTGCATGAGTGGCAAGTCGGCGAGTAGTGGAACCAGCAGTTCCCCGTAGGCTTCATGAACCGTGCGGCTCACGTCATCAATGGCGGTTTGCTGGGAGCTCAGTACGCCGGATTTCCACAGCTCGGAAGGCTGGTAGTCGAGGCTTTCGTAGCGAGATTCAAAGCCTGCACCGAATTTCGCAAACCCCGCCGGCAATTCGAGCAGATCCCCCGTCAGGTTTGCAGCGAATGCATGCTGCTCCACATCCGTATTGGTGGTATGGGTGGCCATGACGTAGTCGTGTACAGCGTCAGACGAAGGCGTAAATGGTGAGAAGTCCGGGCAAGTTCCGTCCTCTACACAAGGGCCGATCAGGGTGAAATTACTGCTGTCTAAACGGTCGTAACGCAGGCTATTGCCCTGGGTGAGCTGGGAGTCCGTCATGCCGGTATTGAAGTAGGTGTCCCATTTCCAGCCATTTTTAAACTCGCCTTCGAGGGTTGCGCTGACCGCGACATATTCCCGCTCGGTGGTATGCCAGCGGGGGCCAGCATTGGAGAAGGTATAAGGCAGTAAAAGCCAGTTGTCGCCGTAGTCGGACAATACCTGCTGCACACCGGTGGGTATGGCGATGCCGTTTGACTCAAGATCTTCAACCGTCGTCCAGGTACCCCAGATAAAATCGGGATCGATTTCATCGTAAGACTCGGTCTTCGAGTACATAAGGTCCGCTGAGAAGCGCGTAGTGTCGGTCAGGTCATAGGTGACGCGACTGTAGCCATTCAAGCGCTCGAACGGGCTGCGGGCAAAGTTGTACGCGTTGGGATCGTAACCACTGCCGTCGGTTGCCATCCATCCCTGGGAAAGGGCAGACGCTGGTGTCCTCAGTTGCGCCTGATCACCATTCAGCTGGTACCAGTCGCTTTCGCCGTATTCCGGATTCCATACACCAAAAGCATTTCCGGTGATATTGAAGTCCGGGTAGGTGATGTTGTTGTGGATGATGAAATCCGGGATACCATCTTCCGGGCCCGTATTTTCCGGGTTGGGAATATAGCGTGTGCGGCCCGCAGCACTTTCGCGATCGCGATAGTAGAGAGGCTTCTGCTCGAAGTAGTCCAGGGATAAAGCGAAATTACCGCGGTTGTCTGCAAAGTTTTCACCGAAGGTGAAAGTGAGGGATCCGTTGTCCGCGCCACCTTCTTCGGTGGTGCCCAGCTGGGTCCGCACGGAAACACCCTCATAGTTGTCTTTGAGGATGAAATTCACCACACCAGCGACCGCATCGGCACCGTAGACAGCGGATGCACCACCGGTCAGCACCTCTATGCGCTCCACCAGTTCCGCGGGAATCATGCCAATTTCGGTGACCATGGTGTTGTTGTCACTGGTGATCTGCACCGGGCGGTGCCCGTTTACCAGCGACAGGGTCCGTTTGACGCCAAGGTCCCGCATATCCAGCGCATTGAGGCCGGAGTTACCAAATGAATAGCTGCCACTGGTGGCATCGTAGCCGGAACCAAACTGAGGCATGGTCGAGAGCACCTCGTTCAGGTTCAGCTCACCGGTCATCTGAATCGCTTCTTTATCGATCACCGATGTGGGCGATGGCGTATCAAAAGTGGAGCGCTGAATTCTCGATCCGGTTACCACCAGTTCCTCGACGAGCGCTGCATCCCCGACATTGCTGTCGGCATTGTCGTTCGTCGCGGATTGTGACAGGGCGGAATGACTGGCGGTCGCCGCAATGGCGATGGCCAGCAGTTTCTTGGAGGTCTGCATATGCTGTTCCCCTTGTAGTGTTATGTTTTATTTTGTGTGCAAGAGCACATTAACACTAACCAAATGTGCTTTTGTGTGCAATGGGTTTTTTCTGTGGTTTGCAGCTAGCAGTGTGAGAGTAGGGCTGGAGCGGCTACAGCGAGGTTCATCGTTGGGCAGATCCGCCGGAAAACTTGGCGGGTGGACAGGTGGAGGGAGACTGCCGCAGGCGGTTGCCTGCGGCACGAACTTACCGCGATCTCATCCGAGATGGCGGTGTTGTTCTCCGGCGGAGAGCTCCAGCGGCTGGAGATAGTCGCGATATAGGTAGCGGTATAGCCGGCGCGGTAACTTCTCCGGCTCAGCGGCCGTTTTTTCTGTACTCGCTCTTTGTGTTAGCCAGTCGGCAAAGGCCGGTTGCAGGGTATCTGCGAGTTTTTCGAGCTCCGCCGTATAGCCTTCGAAATCGTCAGCGCGAAGGTGGTCGGCCAGGCGTGACAAGTGGCTTCGGTCCTGTTGGTACAGGAACTGGATGGCGAGGTAGCTCCAGGAGTAAACCCGGGTAGAACCGTCTTCATAGGTAGTGGCAAAGATATCGGCGAGGCTCGGGTATTCCGATGGACGGCTCTTGTTCAGGTCCCGCTGGGCGCTGTCGTAGTCCTCTCCCTGTGCAATATAGTTTGCCAGTCCCTCCGACCACCAGACCATGTGACTGGGGAAATGCCCGAAGCCGCCCCGTTTGTTGAATCGGCCATCCAGATAGTGCACGTACTCATGCTCCAGATTCCAGATGGTGAAATCCGGGTCCTTCCAGAAGGCCTCGAACGCGATGAAGCGCGCCTGATTACCCGGCTCCTCCGGCGTGCCTTCCAGATACATGCCGCCATTGTTGGTATTGATATCGAATAACAGCGAGGCGTACTGGTTGTATTGACTGTAATTGTCGAACACGACTACCTCGAGCTTGTTATTGTGATCTTTGGCTACGGGTTGCCCGTCACTCGCCAGCTTGAAGTGGAAGTCCTGTTCCTGTGCGAGCATCTTTTCACAGGCGCTTAGCAGCGCGGCATCGCCCATGCTGTTGGCTCTGATTACCAAAGATTCCGAGCAATCGTGGGTAATCGGCAGCGCGATAGATTCATCCGGCAAGGCACAGCGCTCGGGAAATTCCTCCTCACACGCACTTTTTCCGCGAAACGATGTGACCAGATATGGCCGGGTATACAGTGCTTGTTGCTGTGCCTGGCTCAAGCCAGTGAGGTCTCTGGAAAGCAACCGCCACACAGTTTCGTCCAGAAGTTTGCCCTGTTCTTCGTCCATCAATAGCTGCAGATTACCCAGTGCCCACAAAGCGTGATTCAGCGGCCAGCTGCGCTCATCGGTGAATCCATTGTCACTGCGAGAAAAATCGAGCAGCGTGCTTTCCAGGCGCTTGTGATCTAAAAGGGTGTCGGCAATCATTTGGTTGCTGCGTGCCTGGTAGCCAAGAAAACCAACTGCACGGAGACTCTCCCAAAGGGCATATTGTTTGGGTGCGGATAGATCGCCGCTCTGGTATCGCTCAAGAACCGCGAGAAGCGTATCCATATGGGGTTGTAATCGGGCGGCCAGAGGGTCCCTGTCGTAGAAGCGGAAGAGGGTGACGGCGAAGTGCTCCTGCAAGCGTGCCGCTTGGTCGCCGTCCGCGCTGAACGCCGGGTGCTCACGAAGTCTGGTAATTACCGTATCCAGCGTCAGCCACTGTATATGGTCAATGGGTTCGTACGGCCCGAAGTAGCTGTAGGCGCGCAAAAAATACAACAGCCGGTCCACCTCGCCGAGGTCGGGATTCGATGTGGAGAGTAATTGGCCGAGATGTTCAATGGATCTGTGAAAATGTTCGGGCGTATGGATATCGCCGGTTTGCCACAGTTGACTGTCGGGGGAAAGTATTTGGGCAACTTCGTCATTCGTGCCTTGCTTGAGGCTGCAGGCACTGATGATTACCGCCACGATGGCGGAGAGTAAAGTGAACCTTGTAGGTAGAGAATATATGGAATACATCAAGCGAGATTCTCCAAGCTCTTTTAGTAATTTCTTATCGAAGAGTTAAAGGCAGCAACCCCGGCACCAGGCCGGGATTGACTACCCGTTTGCGAGTGGTTAATTGGCGATCAGCTGGATGCCGACGTTGCTGTACGGCTCAGTGGCAACGACCGATATGTAGTACCAGCCAGAGTCCGGTGCGCTCACGGTCAGTGTTTCCTCGTTACCACTATTGGTAGCGCGCTGATCGTAATCGGACTCAGTGGCCCAGGTAGCATCGTTCAGATACAGGTCAGCATTACCCTGGCCTCCGAAGAGTTTCACGGTGAGGATGCTGGTTCCTTCCGGAATGTAGGTGTAGTAATAGTTGAGGCTGCTGCTGTCGGACAGGCAAGTGCTGCTCCCCAGTTCCAGATTCCCGTAGGAAACCGGGGTGCCACTGCAGGAAAGGGTGCTGCCGGTGACGAAACTGGGCAGCAGGCTGACATCGCTAAATGCCTGGTAGGCTTTCACTCTAACGAACCAGCGACCCTGTTGCGGGTTTTCGACATCACAGACTTCCGTATTGCCGCCGATATAGGGACGACATGCGTATTCGGTGTCGGTGGCTTCACTACCGTAGCGCAGGTAAAGGTCCGCATCGCCAGTGCCACCACTGATGGCTATACTCAGGCTCTCTGTATCTGCCGGGACATCAACGTAGTAGTGCAGGTCTTCTCCGGCAGTTGCAACGGAGATTCCGCTAACTTCCACATTATTGGAAAGGGCAGTAGGTGTACCGTCACCGCCATTATCGCCACCGCCGTCAGTGGTGCTTTCAACCTGTTGCAGCCAGCTATGCCACTCGCTGTCGTAAGTGGTGCCGATATTGTTGAGGTAGTTCAGGTAAGCGTCGTAGTCACCTGCGCGCAGGTATGTCAGCAGTTGGACGACTTCGCTGTGGTGCTTTTCAAACATGAAGCGCACTGCCAGGTAGCCCCAGCGGTATACCCGATCCTGCCCACTGCTGTAGGTGTTGGCAAAAATCTCACTCAGGTTGAATTCCCCGGAGCGGGCGAGATCTATCGCGGTATCGTTGAAATCCTGTTTGGATACATACTCTGCAAGTCCCTCGATCCACCACACGGTTTTATGGGTGCCGGTACGTGCATCGCCAAAGCCCCCATACAGGTTGAAGCGGCCATCCAGGTAGTGAACATACTCGTGCGTCAGGTTCCAGACTTCAAAATCCGGACGTAACCAGTCCGCTTCATGGGCAATGAATCGCGCCTGATTATCAGTACTTGATGGATCACCTTCCAGGTACATACCGCCATTATTGGTGTCGATACCGTAGAACAACGAGGCGTAGGTGTTGTACTCATCCCAATCGTCAAATACCACCACTTCCAGATCGGTATTCAGGTCATCCGCGACCGGGTTGTAGTTGGTCGCGAGCAGTTGGTGGAAGTAGGTTTCCTGATCTGCCAGCTGTGAGCAGGAGTCAGACATTTCGGTGCTGCTCATATCCTGCGCGTGGATACGCAGGCTACTGCTGCAAGTGTGTCGGTCAGCCAGTACCTGTTGCTCCAGATATTCGGCAAATCCGCAGATACCGAAATCATTACAGTCACCGTAGTATTCGGCATTTCCGGCCGTCGCAATCCACACACTTTTGCCAGTGCCGGTCATGCTGTAGCGGTCCAGTACCTGCTGTACCTGGTTTTGAACCGCGGCGTACGCAGGCGCCGTGTCATGTTGCAGAAATCTCGCCAGTTCTCGTCCGGCGTTTTCCTGCATGAACAAGGCCGAGGAATCCAGCATCCAGTCGGTGCGGGCGAATGCGCCCAGCGACTGCATCAGCTGGGGATCGCTGCTCGCGGTATCGACAAATTCCTGGATGTAGTGACCACGAAACAGTACCGTGAAAATGCCATTGACTGCCGCACGCATACTGCTGAAGGAACCGGCATTCTGATTCCAGCTCTGTAGCCAGTTTTTTACCACTGGGAGGTAGCGCGCATTCTCACCTGCGCTGTCGATCAGTACGATGGCATCGCGGATCGCTTCCCCGTGACTACTGGATGCACTGTAAAAATCTGGATTTCCGGTAAAACTGTCCAGTGCACCTACAACCGCGCTCTGCACGGCGGAGTCGAAACTCACATTGTCCGGGTAGTAATACTCGATGTAATAGCCGGTCCGCAGAAAATAGAACAGCTTGTTGACGCTGCTGTCCCCACCTGATGCGACGTAATCTGCGGCCATTTGTGAGGCGGCATTGGCTACTGTAATCATTTTTTGCGGAGTGAAACTCGCGAAACTATTGCTGTCACCGTCATACAGATCGTTGATACAGCTGGTTTCAGAGTCGAGGATATGGTTCACCAGCGCCTGGCCGGTGTTTTGCGCATATCCGGTAACCTCACAGGTGGCGAGAGGTTCTGCCATGGTGCTTATGGAGAGCGTTTGGGGGCTCGACTGCTGTGGTGTAGCAGTGGAAGTAGGGGGTTGATAGCGGGGTTCCACCGGCGCAGTTACCCGTGAGTTGCTCATCGGCGTACTGTATTGCTGTGCGCTATTCGCACTTTGTGGCGTCGGGGTTGCCGGTTGCGGTGCGGCTTGCACTTGTGATGCGGCTACTAGCAGTAACCCGGTGAGGCCGGTAACAATCGAGTTTACCGACACCTTCTTTAGGTTCGTGATCATTGTTGTCTCTTCTTTATTATTTGCATGTGTTCAAGTCAGGATGGGGCGAAGCTGGTCACGAGTCCGGCGTGCGCCGGGCCGATGTCGCACATTGCCCGTCGTTATTCCGTCGTATGCGTCCTCCTGTTATTCATTGGGTGCAAAAACATAATATTGCATGCAATAAATTTATGGTAGTGCGTCACGCTGTGACGGTTTGGCGTCGCCCAAATGCTCTTCTGTGAAGAAAACTAAAACTGCGGCGCAAACTGAGGTTGAAAAGTGACCAAACAGGGGGTGACCGACTAGAGTCAATGTATGAGGCGGGAGCACTGTTTATCGCGTGCAGGGTGAGTGCGCCCAGTCGTGGAGGCCCGATACGATGTGAATAGAATCACGGTTTTAGTCATTGATCGGGTGTGATTGGACGCAAAGTCTTGCAGCAAGCTGTGGAATTACTTTTCCAAGCTAGGGGAATTGCCTATCATTCATGAATGGATAGTCAATTTCAGTCTCCAAATTCACGGACAGCTAAGGTCGGAAGTATGGATAAGGCAAAAGAGAAGGTTCAGCGATTTCGCGCGCGGGAGCAGCGTATCCTGGATGCGGCACTGGAGCTGCTCTTGGAACACGGTGAAGAGAAGGTAACCGTTGAGCAGATCGCCGAGCGGGTAGACATCGGTAAGGGGACCATTTACAAGCATTTCATCTCCAAGACGGAGATCTACATGCGCCTGCTGATGGACTATGAGAAATCTCTGACTGAGCGCCTGAAAAGCGCCGTCGCGACCGCAGAGCAGGGCGATATTACGGCGCCGGCTCGAGCCTACTTTGAGTCCCGCATGGCGGACCCCGCCCGGGATCGACTTTTCCAGCGACTGGAAGAGAAGATAATCGCGCTCAACCTGGCGCCGGAAATGATTGCCGAGCTGCACGCTCTGCGAAATTCCAACGCGTCCGCACTTAACCGCGTGTTTGAACGCCGCATGGAGCAGGGCGTACTCAAAAAAGTGCCCGCCTACTATTACTACTCCACCTACTGGGCATTGGTTCAGGGCGCAGTCGAGCTATATCACTCCAAGTCTTTCGCCGACGTGATCGAGGATCGCGAAGGCCTGATGGAGTTTATCATGGACGTTGGTGTGCACATTGGCGACATCTCT
Protein-coding sequences here:
- a CDS encoding TonB-dependent siderophore receptor, which gives rise to MQTSKKLLAIAIAATASHSALSQSATNDNADSNVGDAALVEELVVTGSRIQRSTFDTPSPTSVIDKEAIQMTGELNLNEVLSTMPQFGSGYDATSGSYSFGNSGLNALDMRDLGVKRTLSLVNGHRPVQITSDNNTMVTEIGMIPAELVERIEVLTGGASAVYGADAVAGVVNFILKDNYEGVSVRTQLGTTEEGGADNGSLTFTFGENFADNRGNFALSLDYFEQKPLYYRDRESAAGRTRYIPNPENTGPEDGIPDFIIHNNITYPDFNITGNAFGVWNPEYGESDWYQLNGDQAQLRTPASALSQGWMATDGSGYDPNAYNFARSPFERLNGYSRVTYDLTDTTRFSADLMYSKTESYDEIDPDFIWGTWTTVEDLESNGIAIPTGVQQVLSDYGDNWLLLPYTFSNAGPRWHTTEREYVAVSATLEGEFKNGWKWDTYFNTGMTDSQLTQGNSLRYDRLDSSNFTLIGPCVEDGTCPDFSPFTPSSDAVHDYVMATHTTNTDVEQHAFAANLTGDLLELPAGFAKFGAGFESRYESLDYQPSELWKSGVLSSQQTAIDDVSRTVHEAYGELLVPLLADLPLMQSLEFEAAVRGAEYSTEAANFTSWKTGLNWAINDSLRFRTVYSKAVRAPQLGEMYLGTSIGYTDLTDPCDADEIDGGPADGRRAANCAALGIDAGWDSNLKGQRGRVISEGNQDLKEEDATTFTAGFVFTPSSIDGLNISIDYYDIDLTDMIVRFGASNTLALCVDSESVNNDFCTQVVRAASGDVESVRDTYINADGSRRTGVDIEADYQFSLVDAFNLPGDMRFNLVTTRQLESSYSATNNLTGELETTDYLGEFGVPKWKADLRTSYYLNDLSVSLTTKFTQGGPIDLDGRAERYESSEVKDSLYFNLWAGYQIVESTQLYLGVNNLSDERWTDHPYTSYGSANYSLLGRTLYAGAQLKF
- a CDS encoding MFS transporter; translated protein: MSETLEDSRSRGAGFGRSFYVANAMEIFERLAWYGFFTLSSLYMSSGVESGGLGFSDIQRGTIQGIIPFLLYLLPVFTGALGDRYGYRKMFFIAFAIMTPSYYLLGQVSSYGAFFTVLLLVAIGAAIFKPLVVATVSRTTDDQNRGIGFGIFYTMVNVGGFVGPLIAGVIKAISWDWVFTLASAWIAVNFLLLLAYREPVATTPRSSAKNPVSIVTDIARVMKNRPFVIYLLIMAGFWACYNQLFLTLPLYIRDFVDTAPLLETVASFSPDVAGAIASEDGTQVSPEFITAFNFGSILLLQIAVSTWCQSLPALRVLVMGTITVAASFLWIGFGPIWGGLGVVTAVVAFSVGEMLASPKSQEYVAESMPSAQAALFMGYYFLSMALGFLLAGLMSGWGYGTLAKTMGRPDLMWGCFAVLASITAAGLLCYHRQFSIQRQNQDRREETP
- a CDS encoding TonB-dependent receptor, which produces MEIKKGLLALAISATLGSTAVLAADTSGGTLKGQVISARGEVLAGAEITVTHIGKGFTRTVTSNAKGEYNLRNLPVGEYTLRFEKEGYDTASTPEVLVRVGQAVVYDGTLAEPGEVLEIVEVTGSMRRPVDTGSSTAGVVITQEKLELLPVNTGFEAMAQLAPGVVSAGGSSFNGASSFGGASSAENGYYLNGLNVSNIKTGLGSIALPWEAISQTQVKTGAIDPEFGGALGGIINAVSKSGNNEFNFGSQLRMDPDGLRSQHSSVRNAAGEYTLNTEQSEMDFHEAQVWASGPIVPDKAFFYALYSPRKTDDQWASGSSFYDRTREEDRWLVKLDWFINEDHAVDFTAINNEENGEYQSFSYTPDQNQVGDYLGETKSREGGQVYGMHYNGRLTDALTVDLTAGRTQETVYNSALNNLPSVYDCRATCVSFSNHSDSTIYDEDYIRDQVRLDLSYDLLDHAIKVGVDHSTVDVFYQENQNGEGDARGWWQQRLATDNDPSLQPQGTSLVQRRIRVRGTDSTVSATALYLQDSWTVTDDFTLNLGARYEQFENTVTGGEAFVKNEGISPRIQAIWDFNGDGNSKAFATYGRYYQPVSANMNITQGSYSRETFDYYEPGTTDTGGRVALNEDGSPSRGDLLHSYVRQQGIVEPELIASGNLEGMYSDEFTLGMETLVLDGMVLGVRGVYRDLKRSVEDSDIGPVLSNYLEANGIEDNVGQSSYYVLLNPGEDVNIRYDFDGDGQPDSVSLSAEELALPKASRRYLALETSLRGQVSDQLFLDASYTWSHSYGNTEGLVRTDNNQADPGWTTSYDYADLMDHGYGDLPNDHRHAFKLNGYYDLSDDLTFGFVTSLVSGRPQNYFSIHPAGVDSCAEGSPWSDCISQYYGEASFYDESGNPAPRGSAGNLPWSKQLDLSLAYRMPLFDGDLLLKGTIYNALNDDAPLDVNEIRSVQGTNGLEINPDYGLTEMRSRARYFSLVARYDF